One stretch of Lachnospiraceae bacterium oral taxon 096 DNA includes these proteins:
- a CDS encoding TerD family protein, with amino-acid sequence MAVSLQKGQKINLTKDNTGLSKIMVALGWDEIGASKGFFGKIFQSSDMDCDASVILLRNGKFQAREDLVYFGNLRHKSGAIVHQGDNLTGGGEGDDEQIMIDLSQVPKDVDRLIFVVNIYEAQQRHQHFGMVKNAFIRVVDQRNNKELARYNLTDDCSNMTALIFGEVYRHDGEWKFSAIGQPTQDKSLSEILNRFK; translated from the coding sequence ATGGCAGTAAGTTTACAAAAGGGACAAAAAATTAATCTGACAAAGGACAATACAGGTCTTAGCAAGATTATGGTCGCCCTTGGCTGGGATGAGATTGGTGCGAGTAAGGGATTTTTTGGCAAGATATTTCAAAGTTCAGATATGGACTGCGACGCATCAGTTATTTTACTTCGCAATGGCAAGTTCCAAGCAAGAGAAGACCTTGTCTATTTTGGAAATTTGAGACACAAGTCAGGGGCCATTGTTCATCAGGGAGATAATCTCACTGGTGGAGGAGAGGGCGATGATGAACAGATTATGATTGATCTTTCACAAGTGCCAAAGGATGTCGATCGCCTCATTTTTGTTGTCAACATCTACGAAGCTCAGCAAAGACATCAGCACTTTGGTATGGTAAAGAATGCGTTTATTCGTGTGGTGGATCAAAGAAACAACAAGGAATTGGCACGCTACAACCTGACAGATGATTGCTCAAATATGACAGCACTGATCTTTGGTGAAGTCTACAGACATGATGGGGAGTGGAAATTCTCCGCCATTGGTCAGCCAACACAGGATAAGAGTTTGAGTGAAATTCTTAATCGATTTAAATAA